The following proteins are co-located in the Dromiciops gliroides isolate mDroGli1 chromosome 2, mDroGli1.pri, whole genome shotgun sequence genome:
- the DISP2 gene encoding LOW QUALITY PROTEIN: protein dispatched homolog 2 (The sequence of the model RefSeq protein was modified relative to this genomic sequence to represent the inferred CDS: inserted 2 bases in 2 codons; deleted 2 bases in 2 codons) — translation MESLGSGPSQGPGPGSEFTPGPRAEQPPEGQHLAPDSNPLDSSRTEGPVPDSSQERRCPLHRCPVTTPLISSGPLPVSNTLQPXGQNLSPPGPPHFSYPRAQQEYRGGYTLPGPGDRTALCSHHSSLSPSPVPSQRDGSWKPRPVQHHVVSVRHEQTFRMPRSYSQLIAEWPLAVLLCGLAIVLLCTIAGLLGGQMPDFSEPLLGFEPRDTDIGRKLTVWRIVQELTGHRKVFSLTPILXLNSSGSSITMSPMDWDSDQEGPSRPRRMVEPWEDRGQDGFFCGPPEKSYSQLVFMSTTAGSLWNLQAIQSMCRIEQEKIRSHAHFRDLCQRTSADECCPSWSLGNYIAVLYNRTSCLDITQGDIVRTLALLRACAPYYHRGALVPACLGTQREKHPLCTHLPEKCARVSAIYQLLHFLVDRDFLSPQTADYQVPSLKYSLLFLPTKKGASMMGIYLDNLASSWELFDNYTSITGMDLGLKQQLFQHYLARDTVYPVLALGAIFLSISLYLRSLFITLMVLLVVVGSLLVAFFLYQVAFRLTYFPFVNLTAIVLLSSICANHTLVFFDLWNLSKSQLPSSGLPQRVSHTMHHFGYLLLVSGLTTGTAFYASYLSHLTAIRCFAIYMGTAVLVNLVLMLTWLPSSMVLYERYLAPTCADRPRGYWGGSGHRRLALALQRQFRALQRALTGTSHLLFQRLLPCSVIKFRYIWICWFAALAAGGAYIAGFSPRLRLPTLTMPRGQVFRPSHPFERFDAEYRQQFMFERLPQGEGGYMPVAMVWGILPVDTGDPLDPRSNGTLVSDPTFSARGPQAQHWLLTLCHRARNQSFYYVEQEEEPTLCFMEELQRWMAGRQCAYHGPGFCCGHFHFPFEPQHFLHCLKMMALEQSRDGGRDLGPRFDAEGNLVALVLQFQTNFHYSVDYSQTHRFYLEVSRWLEGELSTAPGGLRNGWFTSRLDLYSLQHSLSTEPVVVLGLAVALSFAILLLGTWNVLLSLFSVTAIAGTVMLTLGLLVLLEWQLNAAESLFLSMAVGLSVDFTVNYCISYHLCPHPDRLSRVAFSLRQMSCATAVGASALFSAGVLMLPATVLLYRKLGIFLMMVKCISCGFASFFFQSLCCFFGPEKNCGQILWPCGRLARDYGVREPGREKTARHRPGPAGVSSAAFIEQYELRPLARRRSNSFDTSTATSKLSHRPSVLSEDLQLQESHCYPRAPLPPSHQDTLRPEPQEPLLDHQVVFGQCPALQTSSPYKESSPAPKIWAGKDSQNLEAGTPPCTTQPITPTHSSKAEIEEAPRCLCSSASSLEGLSVSDETCLSVSEPSAPVPDSVVSSPEVQDVDRSPAPERGQLNGKRENLWLALRESVYDPSSPASHQSSSSWKSRGGVGGSDGGPVVLPNSQPNLPDVWLRRSSTQNSGYSS, via the exons ATGGAGAGCCTAGGCAGCGGCCCTAGCCAGGGTCCGGGCCCGGGCTCTGAATTCACCCCTGGCCCCAGGGCAGAGCAGCCTCCCGAAGGGCAGCACCTAGCCCCCGACAGCAATCCCCTAGACAG TTCCCGGACTGAGGGCCCAGTGCCTGATTCAAGTCAGGAGAGAAGATGTCCTCTCCACCGCTGCCCAGTTACCACACCCCTCATCTCTTCGGGCCCATTACCAGTTTCAAATACCCTCCAAC CAGGTCAGAACTTGAGTCCCCCAGGTCCTCCACATTTCTCTTATCCCCGGGCCCAGCAGGAGTACCGAGGTGGCTACACCTTGCCTGGGCCCGGGGACAGAACTGCCCTGTGCTCTCACCATTCTAGCCTCAGCCCCTCCCCTGTTCCCTCACAGAGGGATGGCTCTTGGAAGCCCAGACCTGTGCAGCACCATGTGGTAAGCGTCAG GCACGAGCAGACTTTCCGGATGCCAAGGAG CTACTCCCAGCTGATTGCTGAGTGGCCCCTGGCTGTGCTGCTGTGTGGCCTGGCCATTGTCTTGCTCTGTACGATAGCTGGGCTGCTGGGGGGACAGATGCCCGACTTCTCAGAGCCATTACTG GGCTTTGAACCTCGGGACACAGACATTGGGCGAAAGCTGACAGTCTGGAGGATCGTGCAGGAACTCACTGGCCACAGGAAGGTGTTCTCATTAACCCCAATCC ACCTGAATAG TTCTGGCAGTTCTATTACTATGAGCCCCATGGACTGGGACAGTGACCAGGAAGGGCCATCCCGGCCTCGTAGGATGGTGGAGCCCTGGGAGGACAGAGGGCAGGATGGCTTCTTCTGTGGCCCCCCAG AGAAGAGTTACTCCCAGTTGGTGTTCATGTCCACCACAGCCGGCAGCCTGTGGAATCTGCAAGCCATTCAGTCCATGTGTCGAATTGAGCAGGAGAAG ATCCGCTCCCATGCGCACTTCAGGGATCTATGCCAGCGCACCTCGGCTGACGAGTGCTGCCCCAGCTGGTCCCTGGGCAACTACATTGCCGTGCTCTACAACCGCACCTCATGCCTGGACATCACCCAGGGGGACATCGTCCGCACACTGGCCCTTCTACGGGCCTGTGCCCCTTATTACCATCGTGGTGCCCTGGTGCCCGCCTGCCTGGGTACCCAACGGGAGAAGCACCCACTCTGTACCCACTTGCCTGAAAAGTGTGCCCGAGTCAGCGCCATCTACCAGCTCCTGCACTTCCTGGTCGACCGAGATTTCTTGAGTCCACAGACCGCTGACTACCAGGTG CCCTCTCTCAAATACAGTCTTCTCTTCTTGCCTACCAAGAAGGGGGCCTCCATGATGGGCATATACCTGGACAATCTGGCCTCCTCCTGGGAGCTCTTTGACAACTACACCTCCATCACAGGGATGGACCTAGGCCTGAAGCAACAGCTGTTTCAGCACTACCTAGCCCGGGACACGGTG TACCCTGTGCTGGCTCTTGGGGCCATCTTTCTCAGCATCTCCCTGTACCTCCGTTCCCTCTTTATCACGCTTATGGTGTTGCTGGTGGTGGTTGGATCCCTGTTAGTTGCCTTCTTCCTCTACCAGGTGGCTTTCCGCTTGACCTATTTTCCCTTCGTCAATCTGACTGCTATTGTCTTGCTCAGCAGCATCTGTGCCAATCACACCCTGGTCTTCTTTGACCTGTGGAACCTCAGCAAGAGCCAGCTCCCCTCCTCCGGGCTCCCCCAGAGGGTCAGCCATACCATGCATCATTTTGGCTACTTGCTCTTGGTCTCTGGTCTCACCACAGGAACAGCCTTCTATGCCAGCTACCTGAGTCATTTAACTGCCATCCGATGCTTTGCCATCTATATGGGTACTGCCGTGCTGGTCAACCTGGTCCTCATGCTCACGTGGTTGCCCTCATCCATGGTGCTGTATGAGCGTTACCTGGCCCCTACCTGTGCAGATCGGCCCCGAGGTTACTGGGGTGGCAGCGGGCACCGGAGGTTGGCCCTGGCCCTGCAGCGGCAGTTTCGTGCCCTGCAGCGGGCCCTAACGGGCACCTCCCATCTGCTCTTCCAGCGGCTGCTGCCTTGCAGCGTTATTAAGTTTCGTTATATCTGGATCTGCTGGTTTGCCGCCCTGGCGGCAGGAGGGGCCTACATCGCTGGCTTCAGTCCCCGGCTGCGGCTCCCCACTCTGACGATGCCCAGGGGACAAGTCTTCCGACCCAGCCACCCCTTTGAGCGCTTTGATGCTGAATACCGTCAACAGTTCATGTTTGAGCgcctgcctcagggagagggtgGGTACATGCCCGTGGCGATGGTTTGGGGCATCCTCCCTGTGGACACAGGTGATCCCTTGGATCCCCGGAGCAATGGCACCCTGGTGAGCGATCCGACTTTCTCAGCCCGTGgtccccaggcccagcactggtTGCTGACACTTTGCCATCGGGCCCGCAATCAGAGTTTCTACTATGTCGAGCAGGAGGAAGAGCCCACCCTGTGTTTCATGGAGGAGCTACAGAGGTGGATGGCTGGCCGTCAGTGTGCCTACCATGGCCCTGGTTTCTGCTGCGGCCATTTCCACTTCCCCTTTGAGCCCCAGCACTTCCTGCATTGTCTCAAGATGATGGCCCTGGAACAGAGCCGGGATGGCGGCAGGGATCTGGGGCCTCGGTTTGATGCAGAGGGCAACCTGGTGGCCCTGGTGCTGCAGTTTCAGACTAATTTCCACTATAGTGTGGATTACAGCCAAACCCACCGCTTCTACCTTGAGGTGAGCCGCTGGCTGGAGGGAGAGCTGAGCACAGCCCCTGGTGGCCTGCGCAATGGCTGGTTCACCAGCCGCCTGGACCTCTATAGCCTCCAGCACAGCTTGAGCACTGAGCCCGTGGTGGTCCTGGGCCTGGCTGTCGCCCTGTCTTTTGCCATACTCCTGCTGGGCACCTGGAATGTGCTACTCAGTCTGTTTTCTGTGACCGCCATCGCCGGGACTGTGATGCTGACTCTGGGACTGCTCGTGCTTCTGGAGTGGCAGCTCAATGCGGCtgaatctctcttcctctccatggCCGTGGGCCTCTCTGTGGACTTCACTGTGAACTACTGCATCTCGTATCACCTGTGTCCCCACCCTGACCGGCTCAGCCGAGTGGCATTCTCCCTGCGCCAAATGAGCTGTGCCACCGCCGTGGGGGCCTCTGCCCTCTTTTCTGCAGGCGTTCTCATGCTGCCTGCCACGGTCTTGCTCTACCGCAAGCTGGGCATCTTCCTTATGATGGTCAAATGCATCAGCTGTGGCTTTGCCAGCTTCTTCTTCCAGTCCCTCTGCTGTTTCTTTGGGCCTGAGAAGAACTGTGGCCAGATCCTCTGGCCTTGTGGCCGCCTGGCCCGAGACTATGGAGTCCGTGAGCCCGGTAGGGAGAAGACTGCCCGCCACCGCCCAGGACCTGCTGGGGTCTCTTCAGCTGCATTCATAGAACAGTATGAGCTCCGGCCCCTAGCCCGCCGCCGTAGCAACAGTTTTGACACCAGCACAGCCACCAGCAAGCTGTCCCATCGTCCCTCCGTGCTATCCGAAGATCTGCAGCTCCAAGAAAGTCATTGCTATCCCCGGGCCCCTCTGCCACCTTCCCACCAGGACACTCTGCGGCCTGAACCCCAGGAGCCACTTTTGGACCATCAAGTCGTCTTTGGTCAATGCCCGGCTCTACAGACCTCCTCTCCTTACAAGGAGAGCAGCCCAGCCCCCAAAATCTGGGCTGGAAAGGATTCCCAGAATTTGGAAGCTGGGACCCCACCATGCACAACCCAGCCTATCACACCTACTCATTCATCCAAGGCTGAGATAGAGGAGGCCCCTCGCTGCCTCTGTTCCTCAGCCAGCTCCCTGGAGGGCCTTAGTGTCTCAGATGAAACCTGCCTCAGTGTCTCAGAACCCAGCGCTCCAGTTCCTGATTCAGTGGTCTCTTCCCCAGAGGTTCAAGATGTGGACAGGTCCCCGGCTCCAGAAAGGGGTCAACTGAATGGAAAGCGTGAAAATCTATGGCTGGCCCTTCGGGAGAGTGTCTATGACCCATCCTCACCTGCTTCCCACCAGAGCAGCTCTTCCTGGAAGAGCCGTGGTGGTGTTGGGGGCAGTGATGGCGGCCCAGTTGTGCTGCCCAACAGCCAGCCCAACTTGCCTGATGTATGGCTCCGCAGATCTAGCACCCAAAATTCTGGTTACAGCAGCTGA